Proteins found in one Chloroflexota bacterium genomic segment:
- a CDS encoding penicillin-binding protein 2, which translates to MSELEDRHWRLYTLMAIIIGCIIVLVFRLFYIQLVQHDYYRSLAAKEHWRSKAIPAHRGTIYDSGSSALAESVSFESLYADTGQISHPDMVAGLLAPILGDTPDNIKAKLAVKQVSPVLIKRFLPFEVAEKVHKLGVWGLILQMEEKRVYPQGSLCAQLIGVIGADGQGLSGIEARFNKDLAGQPGSSLAERDTSGDEIYLSMGQYVPPIDGADVTLTIDRYIQYLAERELEAAVRKHQAAGGTILVMDPTTGAILAVANQPTVDLNDPALYQPSKVPLYKNPAISDVYEPGSIFKVVTMAAALDAKAVTPDFTYMNQGFFAYGGGIVRNAAYRPPGPETMTQVLQRSSNIGAAYVATRLGAEKFYHYVKAFGLGQPTGIELDGESPGIVRFPTQPDWHPFDLAANAFGQGISVTPLQMATALSAVVNGGILMKPYVVKEVNGPGGHRQYYPTVVRQVISPETAQALREMLVSVVEVTEGGQVRLARVPGYRTGGKTGTAQVPGARGYNPDETIASFIGFGPADDPRFVIVVKVVAPKDTPWGETVAAPVFRSISQQLFVYMKIPPTQTQTAER; encoded by the coding sequence TTGTCCGAGCTAGAGGATCGCCATTGGCGTCTCTATACCCTCATGGCCATCATCATCGGCTGCATCATCGTTCTGGTCTTCAGGTTATTCTACATTCAATTGGTGCAGCATGACTACTATCGCTCCCTGGCGGCAAAAGAGCACTGGCGCTCTAAGGCTATTCCCGCCCATCGCGGTACGATCTATGATTCCGGCAGCAGCGCTTTGGCTGAGAGTGTCTCCTTCGAATCGTTATATGCTGATACAGGACAAATCAGCCATCCAGATATGGTAGCCGGTCTTCTCGCCCCAATCCTGGGTGATACGCCAGATAATATTAAAGCTAAGCTAGCTGTTAAACAGGTATCCCCAGTCCTGATTAAACGCTTTCTACCCTTCGAAGTTGCTGAGAAGGTGCACAAATTAGGGGTATGGGGGCTAATCTTGCAGATGGAGGAGAAGCGGGTCTATCCCCAGGGAAGCCTGTGTGCTCAATTGATAGGAGTCATCGGGGCTGATGGGCAAGGACTGTCAGGTATCGAGGCCAGATTCAATAAGGATCTGGCCGGTCAGCCAGGCTCATCCCTGGCTGAGAGGGACACCAGCGGTGATGAAATCTACCTGAGCATGGGCCAATATGTGCCCCCCATCGATGGCGCGGATGTCACCTTGACTATAGATCGCTATATTCAATACCTGGCTGAGCGGGAATTAGAGGCAGCTGTGCGAAAGCATCAGGCGGCCGGAGGAACTATTTTGGTTATGGATCCGACAACGGGAGCGATTCTGGCGGTCGCCAATCAGCCAACCGTCGATCTGAATGACCCCGCTCTTTACCAACCCTCTAAAGTGCCACTGTACAAAAACCCGGCCATAAGTGATGTCTACGAACCTGGCTCTATCTTTAAGGTCGTCACTATGGCTGCGGCTCTTGATGCTAAGGCCGTTACCCCTGACTTCACCTATATGAATCAGGGCTTCTTCGCCTACGGTGGGGGTATCGTGCGTAACGCAGCATATCGTCCCCCGGGTCCAGAAACGATGACCCAAGTATTGCAACGCTCCTCTAATATCGGGGCCGCCTACGTGGCCACACGGTTAGGGGCGGAGAAATTCTATCATTATGTAAAGGCTTTTGGGTTAGGCCAGCCGACTGGCATCGAGCTTGATGGAGAGTCTCCGGGCATCGTCAGATTTCCTACTCAACCGGATTGGCACCCATTTGACTTAGCCGCCAACGCCTTCGGACAAGGTATATCTGTTACCCCCCTCCAAATGGCCACCGCCCTGAGTGCTGTCGTCAACGGCGGCATCTTGATGAAGCCCTATGTGGTCAAGGAGGTGAACGGGCCTGGTGGCCACCGTCAATATTACCCCACGGTCGTCAGACAGGTTATCTCCCCAGAAACCGCGCAGGCCCTCAGGGAAATGTTGGTTTCAGTCGTCGAGGTCACCGAAGGAGGACAGGTACGGCTCGCTCGTGTCCCTGGCTATCGTACAGGGGGTAAAACTGGCACAGCCCAGGTTCCCGGAGCCAGAGGCTATAACCCAGACGAGACTATCGCCTCCTTTATAGGATTCGGGCCAGCCGATGATCCCCGTTTCGTCATCGTCGTAAAGGTCGTGGCACCTAAGGATACACCTTGGGGTGAAACTGTCGCCGCACCTGTTTTTCGGTCTATAAGTCAGCAGCTCTTTGTATATATGAAGATACCTCCTACCCAAACTCAGACTGCTGAGCGCTGA
- the rplI gene encoding 50S ribosomal protein L9 yields the protein MKVLLVQDVDKLGKAGEIKEVRDGYGRNFLLPRRLAVLATEAERKKVASQLDIEAKRQVKAARRSEELAERLSEITLVFKVKVGEQHRLYGSVTSADIAEALGRQIGQPINKRKIVLEEPIRHLGEYEVPVRLSKQSTPRVRLSVESEDKG from the coding sequence ATGAAGGTACTTCTAGTTCAAGATGTAGATAAGCTTGGCAAAGCGGGTGAAATAAAGGAAGTGCGTGACGGCTATGGCCGTAACTTTCTCCTGCCACGTCGCCTGGCTGTATTAGCCACAGAAGCGGAGCGGAAAAAAGTGGCCAGTCAACTGGATATAGAGGCCAAGCGTCAGGTTAAAGCAGCGAGACGATCTGAAGAATTAGCAGAAAGATTGTCCGAGATAACACTAGTTTTCAAGGTGAAGGTGGGCGAGCAACACCGCCTCTATGGCTCCGTCACCAGCGCTGATATCGCCGAGGCACTTGGCCGACAGATAGGGCAACCGATTAACAAGCGCAAAATAGTGCTAGAAGAGCCTATTCGACATCTAGGTGAATACGAGGTACCAGTACGCTTATCCAAGCAGTCGACTCCCAGGGTGCGCTTAAGCGTCGAGTCTGAAGACAAAGGATAG
- the murD gene encoding UDP-N-acetylmuramoyl-L-alanine--D-glutamate ligase: MRVTDFNGKRITLIGLGRRTHVSLAKFLIQRGAIVTISDLKEKGQLKDEIAMLEELPVKLSLGGHREEDVLAADLIFVTPGAPRTLPCLAVARARGIPISSEIELFFELCPAPIIGITGSSGKTTTTALVGEILKTEGKTTFVGGNIGKPLIEMASQIDQQAYVVLELSSFQLEAMTVSPHVATILNITPNHLDRHPSMEDYIAAKKNIINFQKGDDKAILNLDDPVTSDLVPECKGEVWLFSRRYGVDYGAVLNGNRIIVRDDAQEETVCHKGEIRLLGEHNVENVLAAVAIGWAAGASVENIRKAVTSFNGVEHRLELVWEIDGVQYYNDSIATAPERTIAALHAFNQPIILIGGGRGKHLPLDDLAHLIVKKVKALVLLGELASDLATAVSRAANNNSFCIRICTSLREAVETAKALAEPGDIVLLSPAGTSYDMFRDFEERGHRFKEIVNALAFEKSKVV; encoded by the coding sequence ATGAGGGTGACTGACTTCAACGGCAAGCGAATCACCCTGATCGGACTGGGAAGACGTACTCACGTGTCGCTGGCTAAGTTTTTAATCCAGCGAGGTGCGATCGTCACTATCAGTGATTTGAAAGAAAAGGGGCAGCTAAAGGATGAGATCGCTATGTTGGAAGAGCTACCGGTCAAACTTTCTCTAGGTGGGCACCGAGAAGAAGATGTCCTGGCTGCGGACCTCATCTTTGTCACTCCTGGAGCACCACGTACGCTCCCTTGCCTGGCTGTGGCTAGGGCACGGGGCATTCCTATTAGCAGCGAGATCGAATTATTCTTTGAATTGTGCCCAGCTCCCATCATCGGTATAACCGGCAGCAGTGGCAAGACTACGACGACGGCTTTGGTGGGTGAGATATTAAAGACCGAGGGAAAAACGACCTTTGTCGGTGGCAATATTGGGAAACCACTGATCGAAATGGCCTCACAGATTGATCAGCAGGCATATGTTGTGCTGGAGTTGAGCAGCTTTCAACTCGAGGCGATGACGGTCAGTCCCCACGTTGCAACCATACTGAATATTACACCCAATCATCTGGATCGTCATCCCAGCATGGAGGACTATATTGCAGCGAAAAAAAATATCATTAATTTCCAAAAGGGTGATGATAAGGCCATTTTGAACCTGGATGATCCCGTAACGAGCGATTTGGTTCCTGAATGTAAAGGAGAGGTTTGGCTTTTCAGTCGACGTTATGGTGTAGACTACGGAGCCGTTCTGAATGGCAACCGGATTATAGTGCGAGATGACGCACAAGAGGAGACTGTTTGTCACAAGGGTGAAATTCGCTTGCTTGGAGAGCATAACGTAGAAAATGTGTTGGCTGCGGTGGCCATTGGTTGGGCAGCAGGGGCTAGTGTGGAAAACATCAGAAAAGCGGTCACCAGCTTCAATGGAGTCGAGCATCGCTTGGAGTTGGTTTGGGAGATAGATGGAGTGCAATACTACAATGACTCCATCGCTACCGCGCCGGAGCGAACCATTGCTGCCCTTCACGCCTTCAATCAGCCTATCATTTTGATTGGCGGGGGAAGGGGCAAACATCTCCCCCTCGATGACTTGGCCCATTTGATAGTTAAGAAAGTGAAGGCCCTGGTCCTGTTGGGGGAATTGGCTTCTGATCTGGCAACGGCCGTATCGAGAGCAGCGAACAATAATTCGTTCTGCATCCGTATCTGCACGAGCCTACGAGAGGCCGTTGAAACGGCCAAAGCTTTGGCTGAGCCTGGTGATATAGTCCTGCTCTCACCAGCAGGCACCAGTTACGATATGTTCCGTGATTTCGAGGAGCGTGGCCACCGATTTAAAGAGATCGTAAATGCCCTTGCCTTTGAGAAGAGTAAGGTAGTCTAG
- a CDS encoding ABC transporter permease, protein MKLTSLFIKTLRDERGSILSYGCGLALFAAWCVTLFPSISRFPELDALVQSYPALAKAFIGELPNLTSIEGFLSVEFFNLLLPLLGAVFVIIEGTSFIAGEEDRGTLDLLLSNPIPRWRTVLEKFAALVVAVALIALLIIVGFVISLAIVRVNIGYDRVLAATVGAIPLILTIAGYSLLGSCLLPSRKSAALMATGLTVVFYFLNSLAVLVEFLERFRWASIFYYYNGYSILTVGLNWAHLGLLLGLTTLLVLVSVWAFDRRDIAI, encoded by the coding sequence ATGAAGTTAACTAGCCTTTTCATTAAGACCTTGCGCGATGAACGAGGATCTATCCTTAGCTACGGATGTGGGTTAGCCCTCTTCGCGGCTTGGTGTGTTACGCTTTTCCCCTCCATTAGTCGCTTTCCTGAGCTCGATGCCCTGGTGCAAAGCTATCCAGCACTAGCCAAGGCCTTTATCGGGGAGCTTCCCAATCTAACCAGCATCGAAGGGTTCTTAAGTGTAGAGTTTTTCAATCTCCTTTTGCCACTCCTGGGAGCAGTATTCGTTATTATTGAGGGCACTAGCTTCATAGCCGGTGAGGAGGACCGTGGCACGCTGGACTTGCTATTGTCCAACCCCATCCCTCGCTGGAGAACGGTGTTGGAGAAGTTCGCTGCCCTTGTTGTGGCGGTGGCGCTTATCGCCTTGCTCATCATCGTCGGCTTTGTAATTTCATTGGCTATAGTGAGAGTAAATATTGGCTACGACCGAGTCCTGGCCGCTACTGTGGGGGCTATACCACTCATCCTGACCATCGCTGGTTACTCGCTCCTCGGCTCATGTTTGCTCCCGAGCCGCAAGTCCGCCGCTTTGATGGCCACTGGGCTCACTGTAGTGTTCTACTTTCTGAACTCGCTGGCTGTTTTGGTTGAGTTCCTCGAGCGATTCAGATGGGCGTCAATCTTTTATTACTATAATGGCTACAGCATCTTGACCGTTGGGCTTAATTGGGCTCACCTCGGACTACTTTTGGGTCTGACGACCCTCCTCGTTCTAGTCTCAGTGTGGGCCTTCGATCGTAGAGACATCGCCATCTGA
- a CDS encoding ABC transporter ATP-binding protein has translation MDTIIQTNGLTKYYNHVRGIEDLTLEVKEGEIFGFLGPNGAGKTTTIRLLLDFIRPTRGQAKIFGLDSRKQSTEIKRRVGNLPGELNLYQNLTGEQLLEFLGSLRGTRDQSYRQQLAQRLDVDLSRPIKHYSHGTKQKVGLIQALMHRPPLLILDEPTLGLDPLVQQEFYNLLEETRAEGRTVFFSSHILPEVERICDRVAVIREGRLVVMGSVAELKRKAPRRMELVFAHPVPPQEFALPEVTNVVQEDKHLRFFVHGNIDGVIKAAARFPVVNMYYHEATLEDIFLAYYKEDNEVN, from the coding sequence ATGGACACGATAATTCAAACTAATGGCCTAACCAAGTATTACAACCATGTACGGGGAATAGAGGACCTCACGTTAGAGGTGAAAGAGGGAGAGATATTCGGCTTTCTTGGTCCTAATGGTGCTGGTAAAACCACGACCATCCGCTTGCTCCTCGATTTCATCCGTCCCACCAGGGGTCAGGCCAAAATATTTGGACTCGATAGCCGGAAGCAGTCTACAGAGATAAAGCGTCGGGTAGGTAATTTGCCTGGCGAGTTGAACCTTTATCAGAATCTAACCGGAGAGCAGCTTTTGGAATTCTTGGGTTCCCTCCGTGGTACGAGGGACCAGTCTTATCGTCAGCAGCTGGCTCAAAGACTGGATGTGGACCTCTCTCGGCCCATAAAACACTACTCCCACGGTACCAAGCAGAAGGTGGGGCTCATTCAAGCCTTGATGCATCGTCCCCCTCTGCTCATTTTGGATGAGCCAACCCTAGGTCTTGATCCATTGGTCCAGCAGGAGTTTTATAATCTCCTCGAAGAGACGCGCGCCGAAGGTCGTACCGTCTTCTTCTCCTCCCATATCCTTCCAGAGGTGGAGCGGATATGCGACCGGGTAGCTGTGATTCGCGAGGGACGCTTGGTAGTGATGGGAAGCGTAGCGGAGCTGAAGCGTAAAGCCCCGCGCCGGATGGAGCTTGTCTTTGCCCATCCTGTGCCGCCTCAGGAGTTCGCTCTCCCTGAGGTAACGAATGTGGTCCAGGAAGACAAACACCTGCGTTTCTTCGTGCACGGTAATATTGATGGTGTCATAAAGGCAGCTGCCCGTTTCCCTGTAGTGAACATGTACTACCACGAAGCCACCCTGGAGGACATCTTTCTGGCCTATTACAAGGAGGACAATGAAGTTAACTAG
- a CDS encoding C4-type zinc ribbon domain-containing protein, with protein MTNEAQVLFRLQTVDLEIEEKSARLRDVESRLGESATLREARQAVEGQQKRFHAEEITLREREWDVEDLKDKINGLERNLYGDRIKNPKELAGLQKEVEHLKGSLQKAEDRLLEIMLSIDETRERLREKQERLAHVKQEWESEQKQLTEQQSSLVAALTGLRAERDSLAAGVSRHSLEIYERLKVLKRGKAVAKVEQNTCQGCRIHLPMNEVQLARTSRELVFCSMCGRILWAGR; from the coding sequence GTGACGAATGAAGCCCAGGTACTATTTCGCTTACAGACCGTCGATCTGGAGATTGAGGAAAAGTCAGCTCGGCTTCGTGACGTGGAGAGTCGACTGGGCGAATCAGCCACACTGCGAGAAGCCCGCCAGGCTGTGGAGGGGCAGCAAAAGCGATTTCATGCCGAGGAGATAACGCTGCGTGAACGTGAGTGGGATGTCGAAGACCTGAAAGACAAGATCAATGGTCTGGAAAGGAATCTCTACGGCGATAGAATCAAGAATCCTAAAGAGCTCGCCGGATTACAAAAAGAGGTGGAGCATCTGAAAGGGTCCCTACAAAAGGCCGAAGACCGCCTCTTAGAGATTATGTTGTCCATTGACGAGACGCGAGAACGGCTGAGGGAGAAACAAGAGCGTTTGGCTCATGTTAAACAAGAATGGGAATCGGAGCAGAAACAGTTGACTGAACAACAGTCCTCCCTGGTCGCTGCGTTGACCGGGCTACGGGCGGAGAGAGATTCCCTTGCTGCAGGTGTGAGCAGACACAGTCTGGAAATCTACGAACGCCTGAAAGTTCTCAAGCGAGGCAAGGCCGTAGCCAAGGTGGAACAGAACACCTGTCAAGGTTGTCGCATCCATCTTCCCATGAACGAAGTACAGTTGGCCCGTACCAGCAGGGAGCTCGTCTTCTGTAGCATGTGCGGTCGCATTCTGTGGGCCGGACGGTGA
- a CDS encoding UDP-N-acetylmuramoyl-tripeptide--D-alanyl-D-alanine ligase: protein MLQLSDVLEGVGSYSLPYGWRSNISFTDIIHDSRLASPGALFVALRAERDGHEFIIDAYHRGAAGVLSERFIDIRGQIADYPDRTFAYIIVDDTLAALQRLSGYWRSKHDVEVIAVTGSVGKTTTKEMIAAVLEQRFTVLKTEKNFNNEIGLPITLLRLGPEHKKAVLEMGMYAVGEIDLLCRLARPRIGVITNVGPTHLERLRRIEHVAQAKAELVAALPADGYAILNGDDPLVRQMARYTSAKPFLFGLNDDCDFRATSLNSRGLDGIDFRLAFGSERIAITTSLIGRHNVYTCLAAIAVARIEGLTWPEILQALASTPVSLRLTVIPGTNGSVIIDDTYNASPASTLAALGLLAETGGRKIAILGDMLELGDYEEEGHRLVGRRAAQVADMLIVVGDRARWIGEEAKSQGLATVQFYRSNQDVSLDLRAGDHVLVKGSRGMRMEEIVTKFKRKDDHLNLQYGGPP, encoded by the coding sequence GTGCTTCAGCTATCAGATGTTCTGGAAGGGGTAGGTTCGTACTCACTCCCCTATGGGTGGCGAAGTAACATCTCTTTCACTGACATCATCCATGATTCGCGCCTGGCTTCGCCTGGTGCTCTCTTTGTGGCTCTACGCGCTGAACGCGATGGACATGAGTTTATCATCGATGCCTATCACCGTGGTGCGGCCGGGGTCCTGAGCGAGCGCTTCATTGATATAAGGGGGCAGATAGCGGACTATCCAGACAGAACATTTGCTTACATTATCGTAGATGATACTCTAGCTGCCTTGCAGCGTCTATCTGGCTATTGGCGTAGTAAGCACGATGTTGAGGTCATAGCCGTTACCGGTAGTGTGGGGAAGACCACAACTAAAGAGATGATCGCGGCTGTTCTTGAACAAAGGTTCACTGTCCTGAAAACGGAGAAAAACTTTAACAATGAAATCGGCTTGCCGATCACGCTATTGCGCCTTGGTCCAGAACACAAGAAGGCAGTGTTGGAGATGGGCATGTACGCCGTAGGAGAGATCGACTTATTATGCCGCTTAGCACGACCACGAATAGGGGTCATCACTAACGTGGGCCCTACCCATTTGGAGCGTCTGAGAAGAATTGAACATGTTGCTCAGGCTAAGGCTGAGCTGGTAGCGGCCTTACCAGCCGACGGCTACGCTATCTTGAATGGAGACGATCCCTTAGTTCGTCAGATGGCCCGGTACACATCAGCCAAGCCGTTCCTTTTTGGCTTAAATGATGATTGTGACTTTAGGGCCACCAGCTTAAACAGTCGAGGTTTAGATGGTATTGACTTTAGGCTGGCGTTTGGCTCAGAGAGGATAGCGATTACTACTTCATTAATAGGAAGGCATAACGTCTACACCTGTTTAGCAGCTATCGCCGTAGCTCGTATCGAAGGTTTAACCTGGCCGGAAATTTTACAAGCGCTTGCCAGTACGCCAGTGTCGCTTCGTCTAACGGTCATCCCTGGTACAAATGGCTCAGTGATCATCGATGATACGTACAATGCTAGTCCAGCTTCTACGCTGGCCGCTTTGGGTCTCCTGGCTGAGACGGGGGGGCGCAAAATCGCCATCCTCGGGGATATGTTGGAGCTTGGCGATTATGAGGAAGAGGGGCATCGTCTAGTTGGGCGACGAGCTGCTCAGGTCGCTGATATGCTGATCGTCGTGGGGGACCGAGCCCGTTGGATAGGTGAGGAGGCGAAGTCTCAAGGACTGGCCACGGTCCAGTTTTACCGATCGAACCAAGATGTGTCTTTAGATTTAAGGGCAGGTGACCATGTACTCGTCAAAGGCTCACGGGGCATGCGCATGGAGGAGATAGTGACGAAGTTCAAGCGGAAAGATGACCATCTCAACCTGCAGTATGGGGGGCCGCCATGA
- a CDS encoding ribonuclease HI family protein translates to MKNLLIYADGSASSNPGPAGIGVVIQDERGHVLKRLARPIGRATNNQAEYRALIAALESALKMKAREIHLFLDSQLVVNQMQGVYKVRDPVLLSFYKQAKGLLKHFEVVTITHVPRQRNARADSLAKQSSNLTRR, encoded by the coding sequence GTGAAGAATCTTCTCATTTATGCCGATGGATCAGCCAGCAGCAACCCCGGTCCGGCGGGCATCGGTGTCGTCATACAAGATGAGCGTGGGCATGTGCTCAAGCGCTTAGCTCGCCCTATCGGTCGGGCAACTAATAATCAGGCTGAATATCGAGCCCTTATTGCGGCCCTTGAGTCTGCCCTTAAGATGAAGGCGCGGGAGATTCATTTGTTTCTGGATTCGCAGCTGGTAGTGAATCAGATGCAGGGCGTTTACAAGGTGCGTGATCCGGTGCTTCTTTCGTTTTACAAACAGGCTAAGGGGCTCTTGAAGCATTTTGAAGTGGTTACCATCACACACGTACCTCGCCAGCGAAATGCCCGGGCTGATTCTCTGGCTAAGCAATCCAGCAATTTGACAAGAAGATAG
- the rsmH gene encoding 16S rRNA (cytosine(1402)-N(4))-methyltransferase RsmH, with the protein MAFVHIPVLYDEVLQALEPRAGGRYIDCTVGSGGHAAGILELSSPDGTLLGLDIDPMAIVLARERLDSFGSRVTLVREDFIRLKDVAEKYGFKPANGILFDLGVSSFQLGDPARGFSFQVDAPLDMRFDQNQGVTAAEIVNRLGEDELTDLLYRFGEEHRARVIVKAVVKSRQREPIRTTRQLANIIKTVLPGRQGRIHPATKTFQALRIAVNHELDNLRVALEEAVNLLSPEGRLVIISFHSLEDRIVKQFLANKAKGCVCPPSSPICVCGWKPSLELSTKKPVRPSPAEVARNRRSRSARMRVARALRHESVGW; encoded by the coding sequence ATGGCTTTTGTTCACATCCCGGTGCTCTATGACGAGGTGCTTCAAGCGCTGGAGCCTCGAGCCGGTGGGCGTTACATCGATTGCACAGTAGGATCAGGCGGGCATGCGGCCGGCATTCTAGAGCTATCCAGCCCTGATGGCACTCTTTTAGGCTTAGATATCGATCCGATGGCCATCGTCCTTGCCAGGGAACGGTTAGACTCTTTTGGATCAAGAGTTACCCTGGTCAGGGAGGATTTCATCCGCTTGAAGGATGTGGCGGAGAAGTACGGTTTTAAGCCAGCCAATGGCATACTCTTCGATCTAGGAGTTTCATCGTTTCAACTCGGTGATCCAGCACGTGGATTTAGTTTTCAGGTCGATGCTCCCTTAGATATGCGGTTCGACCAGAATCAAGGGGTGACAGCGGCTGAAATAGTCAATCGGCTCGGTGAGGATGAGCTGACTGATCTGCTCTACCGCTTTGGCGAGGAACATAGAGCAAGGGTGATTGTCAAAGCCGTTGTCAAATCTCGGCAGCGAGAGCCAATACGAACGACACGGCAGTTAGCCAATATCATTAAGACCGTCTTACCAGGCAGACAGGGGCGAATCCATCCAGCAACGAAGACGTTTCAGGCACTGCGCATCGCTGTCAATCATGAGTTGGATAACCTAAGAGTGGCCCTAGAGGAGGCAGTTAATCTTTTGTCCCCCGAGGGCAGACTGGTCATCATCTCCTTCCACTCTTTGGAGGATAGGATCGTTAAACAGTTTTTGGCGAATAAAGCAAAGGGCTGCGTCTGCCCGCCCAGTTCGCCTATCTGCGTTTGTGGATGGAAGCCTAGCTTGGAACTATCGACCAAAAAGCCGGTCAGACCGTCGCCAGCCGAAGTGGCCAGGAATAGACGAAGCAGGAGCGCAAGGATGCGTGTCGCCCGCGCTCTTCGCCACGAGTCGGTTGGGTGGTAA
- the mraZ gene encoding division/cell wall cluster transcriptional repressor MraZ — MFMGEFEHTVDDKGRLSIPAKFRAKFAGGLVLTRGLDRCLFVYTASDWETLAEKIGSLPLTNPEARVFARMMFSGAADLQIDGQGRIMLPAYLREYAGITNTVVILGVNTRLEIWDKENWRTMRIKVEEEGGFIAEHLASLGI, encoded by the coding sequence ATGTTTATGGGTGAGTTCGAGCACACAGTCGATGATAAAGGCCGCTTGTCCATACCGGCAAAGTTTCGGGCCAAATTTGCTGGTGGTCTGGTACTCACCCGCGGTCTGGATCGCTGCTTGTTCGTCTATACAGCGTCGGATTGGGAGACCCTGGCTGAGAAGATTGGAAGTCTACCCCTGACCAATCCAGAGGCACGCGTCTTTGCCCGGATGATGTTCTCGGGGGCAGCTGACCTCCAGATCGATGGCCAAGGACGGATCATGCTTCCCGCTTACCTACGTGAATACGCCGGGATAACAAATACGGTGGTCATCCTCGGTGTCAATACCCGCCTGGAAATATGGGACAAGGAGAATTGGCGAACGATGAGAATCAAAGTGGAGGAAGAGGGCGGGTTCATCGCCGAGCACCTGGCCAGCTTGGGAATCTAG
- the mraY gene encoding phospho-N-acetylmuramoyl-pentapeptide-transferase — MTPLLLLVMLPASFLLAIAWGPHLIALLRARKAGKQIRLDGPSTHITKAGTPTMGGWLIILTSAALSMTFIRHWEVALSVLVMVTFGLIGSIDDYANLRSYEGLGLPVRYKFLWHMVIALVVSVVLYIIFGKQGVSLPGLGTLTLGWWYVPLAALAIFGTASGVNEIDGLDGLAGGTVAIAYSAYLIIALLQGQVALAALCASVIGATLGFLWFNVYPAQVFMGDAGSLALGAGLAMVSLLTGWVLLLPVIGILFVIELVSVIVQVAYFRATGGKRILRMSPIHHHLELSGWGEAQIVQRFWLLGAVAAAIGVGLALIR, encoded by the coding sequence ATGACACCGCTCCTCCTTTTGGTCATGTTGCCGGCCTCTTTCCTTCTGGCTATCGCTTGGGGTCCGCACCTTATCGCGCTGCTGCGTGCTCGCAAGGCTGGCAAACAGATTCGCCTTGATGGCCCAAGCACACATATAACTAAGGCAGGAACCCCTACTATGGGTGGTTGGTTGATCATCCTCACTTCTGCTGCCCTGAGTATGACCTTTATCCGCCACTGGGAAGTAGCCTTAAGCGTATTAGTTATGGTAACCTTCGGCCTTATAGGATCAATTGATGATTACGCTAACCTCCGCAGCTACGAGGGGCTCGGTTTACCGGTACGCTACAAGTTCCTTTGGCACATGGTCATTGCCCTGGTCGTCAGTGTGGTCCTTTATATCATTTTCGGGAAACAGGGTGTATCCCTACCTGGTTTAGGTACGCTTACGCTCGGCTGGTGGTATGTTCCCCTGGCTGCGCTGGCCATCTTTGGCACAGCCAGTGGTGTCAATGAGATCGATGGGCTTGATGGGCTAGCTGGTGGCACGGTGGCCATCGCTTACAGTGCCTACTTGATCATTGCTCTACTTCAAGGGCAAGTTGCCCTGGCTGCCCTCTGTGCCTCGGTCATAGGGGCTACTTTAGGATTCCTCTGGTTTAATGTCTACCCGGCGCAGGTATTTATGGGTGATGCTGGTTCCCTTGCTCTAGGGGCTGGGTTGGCCATGGTCAGTCTGTTGACCGGTTGGGTCTTATTGCTGCCGGTGATAGGAATCCTTTTTGTCATCGAATTGGTCTCAGTGATCGTGCAAGTGGCTTATTTTAGGGCTACTGGCGGTAAGCGTATTTTGAGGATGAGCCCTATTCATCATCATCTTGAATTAAGTGGCTGGGGGGAAGCACAGATTGTTCAACGTTTCTGGTTACTGGGAGCTGTCGCCGCGGCTATCGGGGTCGGTCTGGCCCTTATCAGATAA